Proteins encoded within one genomic window of Acidimicrobiales bacterium:
- a CDS encoding DMT family transporter, with the protein MLWGSVVAGHHAGGGLVGVVVLSMASAASYGLAAVLQHRAAARAAPELSMRAGLLVHLARRPMWLVGNVLDVVGYLLQFLALRRGSLTLVEPLLVLSLVFALPVAAWLDHRRVSLSELASTGLTAAGLALFLGVARPGLGHPHASGPAWAVLSGVIAAACAVMVLGARGGSRARSAVLLAAGSGTAFGYVAAVTERTGHLLDAGVVHTLGMWEPYALVVAAVAALLLTQSAFHAGALRLSLPTLTVAQPLVAVAIGLAFFGEHIDRHGLAPVAEALGLVMVSVGVFALGRSPVIGTDPAEP; encoded by the coding sequence GTGTTGTGGGGTTCGGTGGTGGCAGGCCACCACGCCGGTGGCGGGCTGGTGGGGGTCGTCGTGCTGTCGATGGCCAGCGCCGCCTCCTACGGCTTGGCCGCGGTGCTCCAGCACCGGGCGGCGGCCCGGGCCGCCCCCGAGCTCTCGATGCGCGCCGGGCTGCTCGTCCACCTCGCACGCCGGCCGATGTGGCTCGTCGGCAACGTCCTCGACGTCGTCGGGTACCTTCTGCAGTTCCTGGCGTTGCGACGGGGCTCGTTGACGCTCGTCGAGCCACTTCTGGTCTTGAGCCTGGTGTTCGCCCTCCCGGTGGCCGCCTGGCTCGACCACCGGCGGGTGTCGTTGTCCGAGCTGGCGTCGACGGGCCTCACGGCCGCCGGTCTCGCCCTGTTCCTCGGGGTGGCCCGCCCCGGCCTGGGCCATCCCCACGCGTCGGGGCCGGCGTGGGCGGTGCTGAGTGGCGTCATCGCAGCGGCGTGTGCGGTGATGGTCCTCGGGGCGCGGGGAGGGTCGCGCGCCCGGTCGGCTGTCCTCCTCGCCGCCGGGTCGGGGACGGCGTTCGGCTACGTCGCGGCCGTCACAGAGCGCACCGGGCACCTGCTCGACGCCGGCGTGGTGCACACCCTCGGCATGTGGGAGCCGTATGCGCTCGTCGTGGCGGCCGTCGCCGCCCTGCTGCTCACGCAGAGCGCCTTCCACGCGGGCGCCCTGCGCCTGTCGCTCCCCACCTTGACGGTGGCCCAACCGCTGGTCGCCGTGGCGATCGGTCTGGCGTTCTTCGGCGAGCACATCGACCGGCACGGCCTCGCGCCGGTCGCGGAGGCGCTGGGCCTGGTGATGGTGTCGGTCGGCGTGTTCGCGCTCGGGCGGTCGCCGGTGATCGGGACGGACCCGGCCGAGCCCTGA
- a CDS encoding aldo/keto reductase, with the protein MGGYDADLTRDSIRQAWEASIDAGVTLFDTAEVYGGGESERIIGALLAADPGRAASAVVATKFMPSPWKLQVRDALMKSVRASLRRLGRAAVDLYQIHGPVSLRSHAALADALAAAHHAGLVKAVGVSNYSAEEMRSIAAELDARGMQLATNQIEFSLLRRAPETGGLLAACAELGVVPLAYSPIGQGRLTGKYSAAHPPPGKRTFSRHPMAVVDGIVTELRRIGEKHGGKTPGQVALNWVIAKGAVPIPGAKNSHQASENAGALGWRIDDDDLGRLDRAALPGIVSLQSRFWQHG; encoded by the coding sequence ATGGGGGGCTATGACGCCGACCTGACCCGTGATTCGATCAGGCAGGCATGGGAGGCCTCGATCGATGCAGGGGTGACGCTCTTCGACACCGCCGAGGTGTACGGCGGTGGCGAGAGCGAGCGGATCATCGGCGCACTGCTGGCCGCCGACCCGGGGCGGGCCGCATCGGCGGTGGTGGCCACCAAGTTCATGCCGTCACCGTGGAAGCTGCAGGTCCGGGACGCCCTGATGAAGTCCGTGCGGGCCTCGCTGCGGCGCCTCGGCCGTGCGGCTGTCGACCTGTACCAGATCCACGGCCCGGTCAGCCTCCGGTCCCACGCCGCGCTCGCCGACGCCCTGGCCGCCGCGCACCACGCCGGCCTCGTCAAAGCGGTGGGCGTCTCCAACTATTCGGCCGAGGAGATGCGGTCGATCGCCGCCGAGCTGGACGCCCGCGGGATGCAGCTCGCCACCAACCAGATCGAATTCTCGTTGCTCCGCCGGGCGCCGGAGACCGGCGGCCTGCTGGCCGCGTGCGCCGAGCTCGGAGTCGTGCCCCTCGCGTACTCGCCCATCGGCCAGGGGCGGCTGACCGGCAAGTACTCGGCCGCCCACCCCCCGCCCGGCAAGCGGACGTTCTCCCGGCATCCGATGGCGGTCGTCGACGGCATCGTCACCGAGCTTCGTCGCATCGGTGAGAAGCACGGTGGCAAGACGCCCGGCCAAGTGGCGCTGAACTGGGTGATCGCCAAGGGTGCGGTCCCCATCCCGGGCGCCAAGAACTCGCACCAGGCATCGGAGAACGCGGGCGCCCTGGGCTGGCGCATCGACGACGACGACCTCGGCCGCCTCGACCGTGCCGCCCTGCCGGGGATCGTGAGCCTGCAGAGCCGCTTCTGGCAGCACGGGTGA